The Virgibacillus sp. SK37 region CTAAACTGATCCTTCCTTATGCAGATACAATAAGCAGCTATGCAGGATTAATTTTTTTCCTTGGTGCTGTATTTCTTGCGTTGATGGCCAAAAATAAATTGGTGTCATTACTCATCATTCTGCCATTCGCCTTGCTAATACAAGGTTTGCGCCACTTATACTGGGGACTGGATATCATTCCGGAGGATTCCACTGTGTTTGTTTCCTTCTTCCTTGGTATTACGATCGGACCAATTGCATTTAGCTTATTTTCGTTATTATGTAAGAAATATCGAAACAGCCTCCCCAGCTTAGGTAACAAGGAAATTACGTTAAAAAAATCAGAAGAAGAAAAAGGGTTCCCTAACCCATTTAAAATACTTACAAATAAAGAATCAGCGACATCTGCACTCGGGAGTTTAATTGGTACAGTAACATTTTTCCTTTCTCCTGTTGGGATGACTGTATTTTTAGGTGAATTTTTGACACGCCATATAAAGGATCCCGTTCAACGAGCATCTAGGGCAATTTCCACAATGGATGGTTTGACAAATGCTTCCTACATCTCGGGTACATTGGTTCCGCTCATTGCAATTGGATTACCGCTCTCCCCAATGGCGATCGGACCGGCGGCTGGATTATTTAATGCTCCACCGGTATTTACACCGGAACATAATATCCATCACATTTTATCCATGGGAGAAATTATGACTGCAACAATAATTGGTGCAGTGATTGCGATTGTCATCACTTTCTACATTACAATAAAGTATGCCAGCCAAATTTGTGCTTTTGTGTTCAGATACATACCACATGAAGCGTTAATTGGACTTTTCGCAGGACTTGTCGTCATGCTCGCATATATGGATGCTGGTTGGATTAATATTTTAGGTACGCTTGTAGTTGCACTAGTATCCGGACTGCTATATAAAAATGGAGTGAATTATGGAGTTATGTTTATGGTTCTTTATGCAGCACCATGGCTCCTTGGATTGTTTATGTAACCAACTACAGATGATAATAGCCGTTGATCTAGGATTGACGGCTTTAGTTATGAGCATTTAATAAATATTACTACATATCTTTTAAAAAAGGAGCGGAAATTATGGATATACACACGTTTATGTTTAGTCTTTGG contains the following coding sequences:
- a CDS encoding tripartite tricarboxylate transporter permease; this encodes MDTAIIIQMILASMGGALLYTLIGIAPGTDETAVLAPVTIALALVGVSPYVILAFFIAAIVAKKLTDSIPVAVAGIPGGVMAAPMVEHAMILKQHGMPDVSIKKMSSGSVIGTIVSIPASFLIAKLILPYADTISSYAGLIFFLGAVFLALMAKNKLVSLLIILPFALLIQGLRHLYWGLDIIPEDSTVFVSFFLGITIGPIAFSLFSLLCKKYRNSLPSLGNKEITLKKSEEEKGFPNPFKILTNKESATSALGSLIGTVTFFLSPVGMTVFLGEFLTRHIKDPVQRASRAISTMDGLTNASYISGTLVPLIAIGLPLSPMAIGPAAGLFNAPPVFTPEHNIHHILSMGEIMTATIIGAVIAIVITFYITIKYASQICAFVFRYIPHEALIGLFAGLVVMLAYMDAGWINILGTLVVALVSGLLYKNGVNYGVMFMVLYAAPWLLGLFM